The proteins below are encoded in one region of Parvicella tangerina:
- a CDS encoding alpha-2-macroglobulin family protein, with protein sequence MKKLNYLNLILISILAIGLYSCSEKVTEKLRVTPNFSKYVSGYTSGVITKQSAIQIQLTEDYTGSINYDKPIDKELFTFVPAVSGKAYWVSRNMIEFVPDVPFKSGETYDVHFDLKELVEVEEGCEDFAFNFKTVSLIGDLYIDEVNTPNAEDLKYQQIQGRLVLSDIEDTAKIKKGLQVYQDGKELPVEWVFNGGLIHRFMVNGVERKSKESEVKVTWSGAAISSTYDDAVTIDIPAMGQFEVTNIEVIHEPDQYVRVHFSDPIQTGQDLTGLITVDGADNLNYLIDGQVINVYYTSRLSGYRNVTVSSGIKNVAGKRMQEGDYLELLFEGLKPMVKLLNNGVVAPHTPEGVQFPFEAVNLAAVDVYVTKVYENNILQFLQVNNLSGDYQMKRVSQEVYRQTILLNQNPEMNLHEWNKFFIDLSPIVSKDEGALYQVQIRFKKEYSVYGCDGQTVSPTSLQTIEPELETEWTEAGWDTYDYWYDYDYWDYYDPEYDYKERKNPCNPAYYSGKEVQANILASDIGMMAKAGGDKTMHIFLNNLLTTAPISGATVEFYNFQQKLIGKTTSDEQGMCEMYLEEKPYVAIAKYGEQRGYLRLRDGEALSLSKFDVGGSYVQNGIKGFMYTERGVWRPGDSIYISFMLEDKNDVLPDSHPVSFTLYNPKNQVVDKQTATSSVNGLYDFRTATDAEALTGNYFAKIKIGNRTFSRVIKVETVKPNRLKIYLDFGKKLLTNLDKSNLGKLNVKWLHGAVAKNLKAKVDMTLTRKYTSFSKFKGYIFDDPLKSFNAEDQVIFEDYVNEEGEASFMPNIYIGDNAPGMLKANFVTKVFEKGGGFSIDRSSIDYSPYNSYVGVKVPKGTLWGNTLVTDKEHTFEIASVDAEGNPVSTKDVHVQVYKVSWKWWWDSYSNDIASYIAQTSTVPVYDRNISTSKGKATFNLTVKKPDWGRYFVRVTDPNSGHTTGKIFYVDWPYEYRHERTSIENATMLSFSTDKEVYNTGDRVKVSFPSPDKGKAIIAIETGTKLLDKKLISTVKGETTYEFMTTPDMAPNVYVHITLLQPHANTLNDAPIRMYGVAPIQVEDPNTHFHPEIDMPEVLEPETTAKVTVSEKDGKPMTYTLAIVDEGLLDLTSFKTPQPWDHFYAKEALGVKTWDLYDNVMGAFGTELQKLLAVGGDGAAETKKPNKANRFEPMVRFVGPFELPAGGFKTHTIDIPNYIGSVRVMVVAGQDAKYGTEEKTVPVRSPLMVLGTLPRVLSPTEEVFLPVNVFAMEDHVKDVKIKVTTNDLVKVVGANTKSMHFDKIGDEVENFKLKVSEKIGIAKVHIEVTSGNESAKYDVELDVRTPNPSVSDVYTEAIEAGDSWSPEFAFSGIEGTNYATVEVSTFPPINLDQRLKYLVRYPHGCIEQTTSAAFPQLALDKVMNLNNDYKITIDQNIKAALDRLRLFQTYEGGFAYWPGQTDASEWGTNYAGHFMLEAEAKGYKLPIGLKSSWLKYQKSVASNYKVLTVPVNTRGYNAYNKPYYADLTQAYRLYTLALANAADLGAMNRLRESAYLTLPAKWRLAAAYQLIGQKSVAQDLVESLSTDVPKYNELSYTYGSDIRDEAMILETLVMMKDKKAAGLAKQIAEYMNSKRWMSTQTTAYCLIAISKYLGENKTSEVMNFSYAVNGKEVAVKKTKNPIYQNQVATSTDKNEIRIKNNGEGVLFAKLVVEGVPVIGDQSSAENNVNLNIRYLDMDRNEISPEQIEQGTDFIAEVTLSNPSTRGYLKEMTLNQLFPSGWEIHNNRMDGFASTLTNSYYDYQDIRDDRVYTYYALSKGEKKTYQIQLNATYLGKFYLPTVETEAMYDDEINARVGGKWVEVIQPRAN encoded by the coding sequence ATGAAAAAACTAAACTACCTAAACCTTATACTGATAAGCATTTTAGCTATTGGCTTGTACTCTTGTTCAGAGAAAGTAACTGAGAAACTAAGAGTAACCCCTAACTTTTCGAAGTATGTGAGTGGATATACTTCTGGAGTAATCACCAAGCAATCGGCTATACAAATACAACTTACGGAAGATTATACAGGGTCTATTAATTATGATAAGCCCATTGATAAGGAGTTGTTTACTTTCGTACCAGCAGTCAGTGGAAAGGCATATTGGGTAAGTAGAAATATGATTGAATTTGTACCTGACGTCCCATTCAAATCTGGAGAAACCTACGATGTTCATTTTGATCTTAAAGAGTTGGTTGAGGTAGAAGAAGGTTGTGAAGACTTCGCTTTTAACTTTAAGACAGTTTCATTGATCGGGGATCTGTATATCGATGAAGTGAACACTCCAAATGCTGAAGATCTCAAATATCAACAAATTCAAGGGCGTCTAGTTTTATCAGATATAGAAGACACGGCAAAGATCAAGAAGGGACTGCAAGTTTATCAGGATGGAAAAGAACTACCCGTTGAGTGGGTTTTTAATGGTGGACTCATTCATCGCTTTATGGTCAATGGTGTTGAACGAAAAAGCAAGGAGAGTGAAGTTAAAGTAACGTGGTCTGGAGCGGCAATCAGTTCAACTTATGATGATGCAGTAACGATTGATATTCCGGCAATGGGCCAATTTGAGGTTACGAATATTGAAGTGATCCATGAGCCCGATCAATATGTACGCGTCCATTTTTCAGATCCAATACAGACGGGTCAAGACCTAACAGGTTTGATAACAGTTGATGGTGCTGATAACTTGAATTATCTCATCGATGGGCAAGTGATCAATGTTTATTATACATCAAGGCTATCCGGTTATAGAAACGTCACTGTAAGCAGTGGGATTAAAAATGTTGCTGGGAAACGTATGCAAGAGGGAGACTATCTGGAATTGCTTTTTGAAGGACTAAAACCTATGGTTAAGTTATTGAACAATGGTGTTGTAGCTCCTCATACGCCAGAAGGAGTTCAGTTTCCATTTGAAGCAGTAAACCTCGCAGCAGTTGATGTATATGTAACCAAGGTCTACGAAAACAATATTTTGCAGTTTTTGCAGGTCAATAACCTAAGTGGAGACTATCAGATGAAGCGAGTTTCTCAAGAAGTTTATCGTCAAACCATTTTACTAAATCAAAATCCAGAAATGAATCTCCACGAATGGAATAAGTTCTTTATTGATCTTTCACCCATTGTGAGCAAAGATGAAGGGGCTTTGTATCAAGTGCAGATAAGATTCAAGAAAGAGTATAGCGTTTATGGCTGTGACGGTCAAACGGTTTCACCAACGAGCCTACAAACCATTGAACCAGAACTAGAAACAGAGTGGACCGAAGCTGGTTGGGACACTTATGATTATTGGTATGATTACGACTATTGGGATTACTACGATCCAGAGTATGATTACAAAGAGAGAAAGAACCCTTGTAACCCCGCCTATTATTCTGGTAAAGAAGTACAAGCAAATATTCTGGCATCTGATATTGGCATGATGGCAAAGGCAGGTGGTGATAAAACCATGCACATTTTCTTGAATAACTTGTTGACCACTGCACCTATATCCGGAGCAACCGTTGAGTTCTATAACTTTCAACAAAAATTGATTGGAAAGACCACTTCTGATGAGCAAGGAATGTGTGAAATGTACCTCGAGGAAAAACCTTATGTAGCCATTGCGAAATATGGTGAGCAAAGAGGCTATTTGAGGTTGAGAGATGGAGAGGCATTGTCGTTAAGCAAATTTGATGTTGGAGGAAGCTATGTTCAGAATGGGATCAAAGGGTTCATGTACACTGAACGCGGGGTTTGGCGTCCTGGAGATAGTATTTATATCTCTTTTATGCTTGAAGATAAAAATGACGTGCTTCCAGATAGCCACCCGGTTTCTTTTACACTTTATAATCCAAAGAATCAGGTAGTGGATAAGCAGACGGCTACGAGTAGTGTAAACGGATTGTATGATTTTAGGACAGCTACCGATGCAGAGGCGTTAACAGGTAACTATTTTGCAAAGATCAAGATTGGAAATCGTACCTTCTCAAGAGTAATAAAAGTGGAGACGGTTAAGCCCAATCGTTTGAAAATCTATTTGGATTTCGGTAAGAAACTTTTGACTAATCTGGATAAATCGAATCTTGGAAAGCTCAATGTTAAATGGCTTCACGGAGCGGTAGCTAAGAATCTGAAAGCAAAAGTAGACATGACGCTTACAAGAAAGTATACGAGCTTTAGTAAGTTCAAAGGATACATCTTTGATGATCCGCTCAAAAGTTTTAATGCAGAGGATCAGGTCATTTTTGAGGACTACGTGAATGAAGAAGGAGAGGCCTCTTTCATGCCCAATATCTATATCGGAGATAATGCCCCAGGAATGCTTAAAGCCAACTTTGTGACCAAAGTTTTTGAAAAAGGTGGAGGATTCTCGATAGATCGTTCTTCCATTGATTATTCTCCTTACAACTCCTATGTTGGGGTAAAGGTACCTAAAGGAACGCTTTGGGGTAATACATTGGTAACGGACAAAGAACATACTTTTGAGATTGCATCTGTAGACGCAGAAGGAAATCCAGTGTCCACAAAAGATGTTCATGTTCAAGTGTACAAAGTATCCTGGAAATGGTGGTGGGATTCTTATAGTAATGACATTGCAAGCTATATCGCCCAAACCAGTACTGTTCCAGTGTATGACAGAAATATAAGCACATCGAAAGGAAAAGCAACGTTCAACCTAACGGTTAAAAAGCCAGATTGGGGCCGATACTTCGTTAGAGTAACTGACCCGAATAGCGGACATACTACTGGCAAGATCTTTTATGTAGATTGGCCTTATGAATACCGTCATGAAAGAACCTCTATTGAGAATGCAACGATGCTTAGTTTTTCTACAGACAAAGAGGTTTACAATACAGGAGACCGTGTTAAAGTATCTTTTCCTTCTCCAGATAAAGGAAAAGCGATCATTGCAATTGAGACAGGTACTAAATTGCTCGACAAAAAGTTGATCAGCACGGTGAAAGGTGAAACAACCTATGAATTCATGACTACTCCTGATATGGCACCAAATGTATATGTTCATATTACGTTGCTTCAACCGCATGCGAATACCTTGAATGATGCTCCAATTCGAATGTATGGTGTGGCACCCATTCAGGTAGAGGATCCGAATACTCATTTTCATCCAGAAATAGATATGCCAGAAGTGCTGGAACCTGAAACTACAGCAAAAGTTACGGTTTCAGAGAAAGATGGTAAACCAATGACCTATACGTTGGCCATTGTTGATGAGGGGTTATTAGATCTTACTTCCTTTAAAACGCCACAACCTTGGGATCATTTCTATGCAAAAGAAGCGCTTGGTGTTAAAACTTGGGATTTGTATGATAATGTTATGGGAGCTTTTGGAACTGAGCTGCAGAAATTGTTAGCCGTTGGAGGTGATGGTGCAGCGGAAACCAAAAAGCCGAATAAAGCCAATCGATTTGAGCCTATGGTGAGATTTGTAGGTCCCTTCGAACTCCCTGCTGGCGGATTCAAAACACATACCATTGATATTCCTAATTATATAGGTTCTGTGAGAGTGATGGTAGTTGCCGGGCAGGATGCCAAATACGGTACGGAAGAGAAAACAGTGCCGGTGAGGAGTCCGTTAATGGTGTTGGGTACGTTACCTAGAGTGCTTAGTCCAACAGAAGAAGTGTTCCTACCTGTAAACGTCTTTGCAATGGAAGACCATGTAAAAGATGTGAAGATCAAAGTGACGACCAATGATTTAGTAAAAGTAGTTGGGGCGAATACTAAATCGATGCATTTCGATAAAATTGGCGATGAAGTAGAGAACTTTAAACTGAAGGTTTCTGAGAAGATTGGTATTGCCAAAGTTCATATAGAAGTAACGAGTGGAAACGAATCCGCAAAGTATGATGTGGAACTGGATGTTCGTACACCAAATCCTTCGGTGTCTGATGTTTATACAGAGGCCATAGAAGCTGGAGACAGTTGGAGTCCTGAGTTTGCTTTCAGCGGAATAGAGGGAACGAACTATGCCACAGTAGAGGTGTCTACCTTCCCTCCAATCAATTTAGATCAGCGCTTGAAATACCTGGTAAGATATCCGCATGGTTGTATCGAACAGACAACTAGTGCTGCTTTCCCACAGTTGGCCTTGGATAAAGTGATGAATCTAAATAATGATTATAAAATCACGATTGATCAAAACATCAAAGCTGCGTTAGATAGGCTGAGATTATTCCAGACCTATGAAGGCGGTTTTGCCTACTGGCCTGGACAAACGGATGCTTCCGAATGGGGGACCAATTACGCTGGACATTTTATGCTCGAGGCAGAGGCTAAGGGGTATAAATTGCCTATCGGACTAAAATCAAGTTGGTTAAAATATCAAAAGTCGGTTGCATCCAATTATAAGGTGCTGACAGTTCCTGTCAATACCAGAGGATATAATGCCTACAATAAACCTTACTATGCTGATCTTACACAGGCGTATAGGTTGTATACTCTAGCATTGGCTAATGCGGCTGATCTTGGTGCGATGAATAGGTTGAGAGAGAGCGCTTATTTAACGCTTCCCGCAAAGTGGAGGTTAGCGGCTGCTTATCAACTCATAGGCCAAAAGTCTGTTGCTCAGGATCTGGTGGAGTCGTTAAGTACGGATGTGCCCAAATATAATGAGTTGTCTTATACTTACGGAAGTGATATTAGAGATGAAGCCATGATTCTGGAGACACTCGTTATGATGAAAGATAAGAAGGCAGCAGGTCTGGCAAAACAGATTGCGGAGTATATGAATTCGAAAAGATGGATGAGTACGCAAACGACCGCCTATTGCTTGATTGCCATTAGCAAGTACCTTGGAGAGAATAAGACGAGTGAAGTAATGAATTTCAGCTATGCGGTTAATGGAAAAGAGGTAGCGGTTAAGAAAACGAAGAATCCAATTTATCAGAATCAGGTGGCTACTTCTACGGATAAGAACGAGATCAGGATCAAAAACAATGGCGAAGGTGTTCTTTTTGCCAAGCTTGTAGTTGAAGGAGTTCCTGTTATCGGAGACCAAAGTAGCGCTGAGAATAACGTAAATCTCAACATTAGATACCTTGATATGGATCGAAACGAGATCTCTCCTGAACAAATCGAACAAGGTACAGATTTCATTGCAGAAGTAACGTTGAGCAACCCAAGCACTAGAGGATATCTCAAAGAGATGACCTTGAATCAACTATTCCCGTCTGGATGGGAGATCCATAACAACAGAATGGATGGCTTTGCAAGTACCTTGACCAACTCTTATTATGACTATCAGGATATCCGTGATGATAGGGTGTATACATATTACGCACTGAGTAAAGGCGAGAAGAAAACCTATCAGATTCAGTTGAATGCAACCTATCTGGGTAAATTCTACCTACCAACGGTAGAAACTGAAGCTATGTATGACGATGAGATCAACGCTAGAGTAGGAGGTAAGTGGGTTGAAGTAATTCAACCAAGAGCAAACTAA
- a CDS encoding STAS domain-containing protein, with amino-acid sequence MAIKTEKNEGFSLVKVSDEKLDTMVAPDLKSEFVVLEKSGEDFVIVDLTDTKYCDSSGLSALLVGNRLLKDKGGLILYGLQPNVRKLVEISQLHTVLNIADDLDTAKAMI; translated from the coding sequence ATGGCAATTAAAACGGAAAAGAACGAGGGATTCTCACTGGTAAAAGTATCTGATGAGAAGCTAGATACCATGGTTGCACCTGACCTGAAGTCAGAGTTTGTAGTCCTTGAAAAATCTGGTGAAGACTTTGTTATCGTTGATCTTACGGATACAAAATATTGTGATTCGTCTGGTTTGAGTGCGTTGTTGGTTGGAAACAGGTTGCTAAAAGATAAGGGTGGTTTGATCCTTTATGGTTTGCAACCTAATGTAAGAAAACTCGTAGAAATATCTCAGCTGCATACTGTTTTGAATATTGCAGATGATTTGGATACCGCTAAGGCGATGATTTAA
- the pyrR gene encoding bifunctional pyr operon transcriptional regulator/uracil phosphoribosyltransferase PyrR → MEPVVILNQQRFEITVKRLCYQLIENHGNFSNSVILGLQPRGVFLANRLKKVLKEVSGVEVQTGALDITFYRDDFRRKDKPLIPSVTNLDFSVEGKRVIIVDDVLYTGRTVRAGMEACLTWGRPSEIELMAFIDRRFQRNIPIQPDYIGKSVDTIDEEMVVVNWEETEGEDIVLLKRKSSEQ, encoded by the coding sequence ATGGAGCCAGTAGTTATTCTAAACCAACAACGATTCGAGATCACGGTAAAGCGGCTTTGTTATCAATTAATTGAAAATCACGGAAACTTTTCCAATTCTGTTATTCTCGGACTTCAACCAAGGGGTGTTTTTCTAGCTAACCGATTAAAGAAGGTGTTGAAAGAAGTGAGTGGAGTAGAGGTGCAAACAGGAGCCCTGGATATTACATTTTACAGAGATGATTTCAGAAGAAAAGATAAGCCATTGATCCCTTCGGTGACTAATCTCGATTTTAGTGTAGAAGGTAAGCGTGTGATCATTGTAGATGACGTACTTTACACAGGTAGAACAGTGAGAGCAGGAATGGAAGCTTGTTTAACGTGGGGAAGACCATCCGAAATTGAGTTGATGGCATTCATCGATAGAAGATTTCAAAGAAATATACCCATTCAACCAGACTACATCGGAAAATCAGTGGACACGATTGATGAGGAAATGGTAGTGGTAAATTGGGAAGAGACAGAAGGTGAAGACATCGTATTGTTAAAGAGAAAATCAAGCGAGCAATGA
- a CDS encoding PorP/SprF family type IX secretion system membrane protein codes for MIINTKNIVRVGTLVLLFIAGGNMTEVKAQDPEFTQFYANPLYLNPALAGSKRCPRIGLNYRNQWPNLTGSFVTSSASYDQFVDGLNGGIGFYAMSDNAANTLKTTRAAFMYSYKIPLTRKFSINLAAEAAFFQKSIDVNKLTFGDMIDPRRGFVYQTSDIVPGNSVSNVDFSAGILGYTDVFYFGAAAHHLTEPNESLLGNQGDQNARLPMKITGHAGAMIPLNNTGGSYSKGNTFISPNILYRQQGTFTQLNMGLYIKSGALTYGVWYRNKDAFIATVGIETNNFRMGYSYDVTLSKLGIASGGSHEVSLGIVFPCKPKRKRYRTISCPSF; via the coding sequence ATGATAATTAATACAAAAAACATAGTGCGTGTAGGAACACTTGTTTTATTGTTCATTGCAGGAGGTAACATGACGGAAGTGAAAGCTCAAGATCCTGAGTTTACACAGTTTTATGCTAACCCCCTTTATTTGAACCCTGCTTTGGCTGGTTCTAAAAGATGTCCAAGAATAGGTCTGAACTACCGAAATCAATGGCCAAACTTAACGGGAAGTTTTGTTACATCTTCAGCTTCTTATGATCAGTTTGTAGATGGTTTGAACGGTGGAATAGGGTTTTACGCCATGTCTGATAATGCGGCAAATACGCTGAAAACGACTCGTGCAGCTTTTATGTATTCCTACAAAATACCATTGACGAGAAAGTTCTCTATCAATCTGGCGGCAGAGGCAGCTTTCTTCCAGAAATCAATTGACGTTAATAAACTAACCTTTGGAGATATGATCGACCCAAGAAGAGGGTTCGTTTATCAAACAAGTGACATTGTTCCAGGTAATTCAGTGAGCAATGTAGATTTCTCTGCAGGAATTTTGGGATATACTGATGTTTTCTACTTTGGTGCAGCTGCTCACCACCTAACTGAGCCAAATGAGAGTTTGCTTGGTAATCAGGGTGATCAGAATGCTAGATTGCCCATGAAAATAACGGGGCATGCTGGAGCAATGATACCATTGAACAATACGGGAGGATCATACAGCAAAGGAAATACGTTTATTTCTCCCAATATCCTTTACCGTCAGCAAGGAACATTTACCCAATTAAATATGGGGCTTTATATCAAATCAGGAGCTCTTACTTATGGGGTTTGGTATAGAAATAAAGATGCTTTTATTGCTACAGTTGGAATTGAAACAAATAATTTTAGAATGGGATATAGTTACGATGTTACACTTTCTAAGTTGGGCATTGCCTCAGGTGGTTCTCACGAAGTTTCACTTGGAATCGTATTTCCATGTAAACCAAAAAGAAAAAGATATAGAACAATTTCTTGTCCGTCTTTCTAA
- a CDS encoding M15 family metallopeptidase has product MKYLLPPLLILLILLTGCSNEVTTDRSHESAEHDSTLTVTVMDSVILDTVQEKVQEPPCYWDEYFISQGLANIQDVDSTIKVELKYSTADNFMKKDVYGCLNHCYLQPDVAERLKVCQAKLKSIDSNLSLLVYDGLRPRLVQQYMWDLLDMPLNEKVKFVSNPAKGSLHNFGAAVDITLYDETTQQALDMGTPYDYIGVLAWPTKEAAMLQDSLLTQEQVDNRILLRKVMKEGNFFNIQTEWWHFNACYRDKAKELYWIVEGDSSFLKEEL; this is encoded by the coding sequence ATGAAGTATCTGTTACCTCCCCTCCTAATCCTGCTCATTTTGTTAACTGGTTGTAGCAATGAAGTAACAACCGATCGCTCTCATGAATCTGCTGAACATGACTCAACACTTACTGTTACGGTTATGGACTCGGTTATTCTTGATACCGTTCAAGAAAAGGTTCAGGAACCTCCGTGTTATTGGGATGAATATTTTATCTCTCAAGGTCTGGCAAATATTCAAGATGTTGATTCTACGATTAAAGTGGAATTAAAATATTCTACAGCAGATAACTTCATGAAAAAGGATGTCTACGGTTGTCTTAACCATTGTTATCTGCAACCTGATGTGGCCGAACGTCTCAAAGTATGTCAGGCAAAACTAAAATCGATTGATTCTAATTTATCATTATTAGTCTATGACGGACTCCGACCAAGGTTAGTTCAGCAATATATGTGGGACTTACTTGATATGCCACTCAACGAAAAGGTGAAATTTGTAAGCAATCCAGCTAAAGGTTCTCTGCATAATTTTGGAGCTGCAGTAGATATTACCCTCTACGATGAAACTACCCAACAAGCTTTGGATATGGGAACACCCTACGATTATATTGGTGTGCTGGCGTGGCCAACTAAAGAAGCTGCTATGTTGCAAGATTCATTGCTCACTCAAGAACAAGTGGATAATCGTATTCTATTACGTAAGGTAATGAAGGAAGGGAATTTCTTCAATATTCAAACAGAATGGTGGCATTTTAATGCATGCTATCGCGATAAGGCGAAGGAGTTATACTGGATCGTTGAGGGAGATAGTAGTTTTCTTAAGGAAGAATTATAA
- a CDS encoding T9SS type A sorting domain-containing protein, protein MKKTLLSALLLGGMYAASAQCTPDPSITSGISPDTLTGMAVSYVGQAYEEVFTFVVPTDTMGLTIDYIKLNNVTGLPSNYDYDCTPSNCEFPAGSSQCARVFSTSNPTTPQIGSYQLTIEAMAYVILLGQSVANPQGATTYDGYYLVIADAATAGVEQVGKGDMKSLIAYPNPTNGNTTVEFAMGYNTEVTFTVTNLLGEVVNRQVIAAPKGLNRINFDASNMSNGVYLYTITDGKNSISKKLIVNK, encoded by the coding sequence ATGAAAAAAACTTTACTATCTGCTTTATTACTTGGAGGAATGTATGCAGCGTCTGCACAATGTACTCCAGATCCTTCAATTACATCGGGTATTTCTCCTGATACGTTGACAGGAATGGCTGTTTCTTATGTAGGACAAGCCTATGAGGAAGTGTTTACTTTTGTGGTGCCTACGGATACAATGGGACTTACGATTGATTACATTAAATTGAACAATGTAACAGGACTTCCGTCAAACTACGATTATGATTGTACGCCTTCTAACTGTGAGTTTCCTGCGGGATCATCACAATGTGCAAGGGTTTTTAGTACATCAAACCCAACAACTCCGCAAATTGGTTCCTATCAGCTGACTATCGAAGCTATGGCTTATGTGATATTGCTAGGTCAGTCGGTTGCCAATCCTCAGGGAGCAACTACCTATGATGGGTATTACTTGGTGATTGCTGATGCAGCGACTGCTGGTGTAGAGCAAGTAGGTAAAGGAGATATGAAGTCTTTGATTGCATACCCAAATCCAACAAACGGAAACACAACTGTTGAGTTTGCAATGGGATACAATACAGAAGTGACTTTCACAGTTACGAACTTACTGGGAGAAGTGGTAAATAGACAAGTAATTGCAGCCCCAAAAGGCTTGAATAGAATCAACTTTGATGCTTCAAACATGAGCAACGGAGTGTACTTGTACACCATTACTGACGGAAAGAATTCGATTTCTAAGAAGTTGATTGTAAATAAGTAA
- a CDS encoding aspartate carbamoyltransferase catalytic subunit, whose protein sequence is MRDLSVDHLLGIKQITSEDIEIIFQTADSFKQVINRPIKKVPSLRDITIANMFFENSTRTRLSFELAEKRLSADVVNFSAASSSVKKGETLVDTVNNILSMKVDMVVMRHPHPGAHLFLSRHIDAKIINAGDGTHEHPTQALLDSYSIREKLGEVAGKKVVIVGDIKHSRVALSNIFALQKQGAEVMVCGPTTLIPKYIGELGVKVEHDLRKALNWCDVANMLRIQLERQEIKYFPSIREYTMQYGLTKEILDNLDKEIVVMHPGPINRGVEITSEVADSEHSIILNQVENGVAVRMAIIYLLASKINRD, encoded by the coding sequence ATGAGAGACCTAAGTGTAGATCATTTATTGGGAATCAAACAGATTACATCTGAAGATATTGAGATCATTTTTCAAACTGCAGATAGCTTTAAGCAGGTCATTAACCGTCCAATTAAAAAAGTCCCTTCACTTAGAGACATTACCATTGCTAATATGTTCTTCGAGAACAGTACGCGAACACGCTTGTCTTTTGAATTAGCTGAGAAGAGACTCTCTGCGGATGTGGTTAACTTCAGTGCTGCCTCTTCTTCTGTGAAGAAAGGAGAGACTCTTGTGGATACCGTTAATAACATCCTTTCCATGAAGGTAGATATGGTCGTGATGAGACACCCCCATCCAGGTGCACACCTCTTTCTTTCAAGACATATTGATGCGAAGATCATCAATGCTGGAGATGGAACTCATGAGCACCCAACACAAGCGCTATTAGATAGTTATTCAATACGAGAGAAGCTAGGGGAGGTAGCAGGTAAAAAAGTCGTGATTGTTGGAGATATTAAGCATAGCAGGGTAGCATTGTCGAATATTTTTGCTCTTCAAAAGCAAGGAGCAGAAGTCATGGTTTGTGGTCCAACTACGTTAATTCCTAAATACATTGGTGAGCTTGGTGTTAAGGTGGAGCACGATTTGAGAAAGGCATTGAATTGGTGTGATGTGGCGAATATGCTCCGAATCCAACTCGAGCGTCAGGAGATCAAGTACTTTCCTTCAATTAGAGAGTACACCATGCAATATGGTCTTACCAAAGAGATTTTGGATAACCTTGATAAAGAAATTGTGGTAATGCATCCAGGTCCGATAAATAGAGGAGTGGAGATTACTTCTGAAGTGGCAGATAGTGAACATTCAATTATCCTTAATCAGGTTGAAAACGGAGTAGCAGTGAGAATGGCGATCATCTATCTTTTGGCCTCCAAAATTAATAGGGATTGA